One genomic window of Streptomyces sp. NBC_01498 includes the following:
- a CDS encoding ABC transporter substrate-binding protein, which yields MTGRRQRSSTPRPLRRSSAFRALCAVAAGTWVVTGCGGLPGDSGGSREPVTVMTWAPQGTSATNMAGMPAMAKAYARWVNASGGIDGHELRVLTCNERNTSAGAADCARLAADRDVTAVVGSYSQHGNAFIAPLEAAGIPYLGGYGIAEREFSSYVSYPVNGGQASLLAGNGMQLGGECGRVSIVRPDTITGDAMPELLNSGLGKGKDKSDNGRATDIRAAEDATDYTEPARKARDHASDAGDGCVTAVLGDRTETFFDSYRRLPDDGSGDHVRISSVLGSIGQPLVDRTGGAKGPFEGAYVTGWYPQAQDPAWGPMREVIRKHAFGDTAIDPADPGVQTTWIAYTALRSLIESIAKDTVTSGALSHALDKGAKVETGGLTPTLRWRYEDMLGSPGYPRIVNSEVTFQVVRDGLLVALKDGFVDVRGTLSDAGRGA from the coding sequence ATGACTGGTAGGCGGCAGCGCTCCTCCACTCCTCGTCCCCTCCGTCGGAGTTCGGCCTTCCGCGCCCTGTGCGCGGTGGCGGCCGGTACGTGGGTGGTCACCGGCTGCGGCGGTCTCCCTGGGGACTCGGGGGGCTCCAGGGAGCCCGTGACCGTCATGACCTGGGCGCCCCAGGGCACCTCCGCGACGAACATGGCGGGCATGCCCGCGATGGCGAAGGCGTACGCGCGGTGGGTCAACGCGTCCGGCGGCATCGACGGTCACGAGTTGCGCGTGCTGACCTGCAACGAGCGCAACACGTCCGCGGGCGCGGCCGACTGCGCTCGGCTGGCCGCCGACCGGGACGTCACAGCCGTCGTGGGCTCGTACAGCCAGCACGGCAACGCCTTCATCGCGCCGCTGGAGGCGGCCGGCATCCCGTATCTCGGCGGCTACGGCATAGCCGAGCGCGAGTTCTCCAGCTACGTCTCCTACCCGGTCAACGGCGGCCAGGCGTCACTGCTGGCCGGGAACGGCATGCAGCTGGGCGGGGAGTGCGGCCGGGTCTCCATCGTGCGGCCCGACACCATCACCGGCGACGCGATGCCGGAGCTGCTCAACTCCGGCCTCGGCAAGGGCAAGGACAAGAGCGACAACGGCAGGGCGACGGACATACGCGCCGCCGAGGACGCCACCGACTACACCGAACCGGCCCGCAAGGCCCGCGACCACGCGTCCGACGCGGGCGACGGCTGCGTGACGGCGGTGCTCGGCGACCGTACGGAGACGTTCTTCGACTCCTACCGCCGGCTGCCCGACGACGGCAGCGGCGACCACGTCCGCATCTCCTCGGTGCTCGGCAGCATCGGCCAGCCCCTGGTGGACCGGACGGGCGGGGCGAAGGGGCCCTTCGAGGGCGCGTACGTCACGGGCTGGTACCCGCAGGCGCAGGACCCGGCGTGGGGGCCGATGCGGGAGGTGATCCGGAAGCACGCGTTCGGCGACACCGCCATCGATCCGGCGGACCCCGGCGTGCAGACGACGTGGATCGCGTACACGGCCCTCAGATCCCTCATCGAGTCGATCGCCAAGGACACGGTCACCTCGGGCGCGCTGTCGCACGCGCTGGACAAGGGCGCGAAGGTCGAGACCGGCGGCCTGACACCCACACTGCGCTGGCGGTACGAGGACATGCTCGGCTCCCCCGGCTACCCGCGCATCGTCAACAGCGAGGTCACCTTCCAGGTGGTCCGCGACGGCCTGCTGGTGGCCCTGAAGGACGGTTTCGTGGACGTCCGGGGCACGCTGAGCGACGCGGGGCGCGGCGCGTAG
- a CDS encoding GlxA family transcriptional regulator, translated as MTDRTESAVGADGRADPPRHRVVVLALDGILPFELGIPQRIFGRAKSPAGVPLYEVITCSVRPPGPVRTDADFDILVANGPEAVALADTLLVPASYELGPVHEEGRLTDELAAALAHLRPGTRLVSICTGGYVLAAAGFLDGRPASTHWSSAEHFQRTFPRIRVDADVLFIDDGDVLTSAGVAAGIDLCLHIVRRDHGAAVANNVARLTVVPPHRDGGQAQYIQRPVPDAQLATTTAARAWALARLHEPIQLRDMAEQESMSVRTFTRRFREEAGISPGQWLVRQRVERARHLLEATDLSVDQIARDAGFGTAQSMRQHLQAALGVSPTVYRRTFRAVPGQGTPVRTGALGDGNGDQGAAGVGAAVGAGVGAGAGVGAGAGVGAAVTSTVTALRTA; from the coding sequence ATGACGGACAGGACGGAGTCGGCGGTCGGTGCGGACGGCCGCGCCGACCCGCCGCGCCACCGCGTCGTGGTCCTCGCGCTCGACGGGATCCTCCCCTTCGAACTGGGCATCCCCCAGCGGATCTTCGGCCGCGCCAAGAGCCCCGCGGGCGTTCCGCTGTACGAGGTGATCACCTGCTCCGTCCGCCCGCCGGGCCCGGTGCGTACGGACGCGGACTTCGACATCCTCGTGGCGAACGGCCCGGAGGCCGTGGCACTCGCGGACACGCTGCTGGTGCCCGCCTCGTACGAACTGGGCCCGGTCCACGAGGAGGGCAGGCTCACCGACGAACTCGCCGCCGCCCTCGCGCATCTGCGCCCCGGCACCCGTCTCGTCTCGATCTGCACCGGCGGCTACGTGCTGGCCGCCGCCGGGTTCCTCGACGGCCGCCCCGCCTCCACGCACTGGTCGTCGGCGGAGCACTTCCAGCGGACGTTCCCCCGGATCAGGGTCGACGCGGACGTGCTCTTCATCGACGACGGCGACGTCCTGACCTCGGCCGGGGTCGCCGCCGGGATCGACCTCTGTCTGCACATCGTGCGCCGGGACCACGGCGCGGCCGTCGCCAACAACGTCGCACGGCTCACGGTCGTCCCGCCGCACCGGGACGGCGGCCAGGCCCAGTACATCCAACGCCCCGTCCCGGACGCGCAGTTGGCGACCACCACAGCGGCCAGGGCCTGGGCGCTCGCCCGGCTCCACGAACCGATCCAGCTGAGGGACATGGCGGAGCAGGAGTCGATGTCCGTACGGACGTTCACGCGCCGGTTCCGGGAGGAGGCCGGGATCAGCCCCGGCCAGTGGCTGGTGCGGCAGCGGGTCGAGCGGGCGCGGCATCTGCTGGAGGCGACGGATCTGTCCGTCGACCAGATCGCACGGGACGCGGGATTCGGTACGGCGCAGTCCATGCGCCAGCATCTGCAAGCGGCGCTCGGGGTCTCGCCGACCGTCTACCGGCGGACGTTCCGGGCGGTACCCGGCCAGGGAACACCCGTACGCACAGGCGCACTCGGAGACGGGAACGGGGACCAAGGCGCAGCCGGGGTCGGAGCCGCAGTCGGAGCCGGGGTCGGAGCCGGAGCCGGGGTCGGAGCCGGAGCCGGGGTCGGGGCCGCGGTCACCTCGACCGTGACGGCTCTCCGGACTGCGTGA
- a CDS encoding sigma-70 family RNA polymerase sigma factor: MAKDTPLRWDRRTQQRLARGEAAALGELYDRFASLVHGLAYRVLDDGEAADGVTGEVFGYVWEHPDVFDPKEGSMRSWIAKLARHRAVDRLRQRETAAHLAGGGGSPEELERKIRAACAAARADYIVTSMPAPLRAALDQAYFQRRDYRQTAADLGVTDDEARRRLRLGLQLLSSANPLPVDDPAPPAPGGSL; encoded by the coding sequence ATGGCGAAGGACACACCGCTCCGCTGGGACCGCAGGACTCAGCAGCGGCTCGCACGGGGTGAGGCCGCCGCGCTCGGCGAGCTGTACGACCGCTTCGCGTCGCTCGTGCACGGCCTGGCGTACCGGGTGCTCGACGACGGCGAGGCCGCCGACGGGGTCACCGGAGAGGTCTTCGGGTACGTCTGGGAGCACCCGGACGTCTTCGACCCGAAGGAGGGCTCGATGCGGTCCTGGATCGCCAAGCTCGCCCGCCACCGGGCCGTGGACCGGCTGCGGCAGCGGGAGACGGCCGCCCACCTGGCGGGCGGCGGGGGCAGCCCGGAGGAGCTGGAGCGGAAGATCCGCGCCGCGTGCGCCGCCGCCCGCGCCGACTACATCGTCACCTCCATGCCCGCGCCGCTGCGTGCCGCGCTGGACCAGGCGTACTTCCAGCGCCGTGACTACCGGCAGACCGCCGCCGATCTCGGGGTCACCGACGACGAGGCACGGCGCCGGCTGCGGCTGGGCCTGCAACTGCTGTCGTCGGCCAACCCGCTGCCCGTGGACGACCCGGCGCCGCCCGCACCCGGAGGATCGCTGTGA
- a CDS encoding SCO4402 family protein: MGGMPLNDIPWWRWRSNVRSALHMLSDPVFHQEYWLAGREGYGDVTDAVYRLVEDTWLDNWSAEKYVGTIFRDSGEAALVDVAVLRVLRIMHQVGPDAPIAVYLEHHGWPEAVRAAREAHVRLAVNDGEDPDALPRSLDVLRIMTRSA, encoded by the coding sequence ATGGGCGGCATGCCGCTCAATGACATTCCCTGGTGGCGCTGGCGCAGCAACGTGCGCTCGGCGCTGCACATGCTGTCCGACCCCGTCTTCCACCAGGAGTACTGGCTGGCCGGGAGAGAGGGGTACGGCGACGTCACCGACGCCGTGTACCGCCTGGTCGAGGACACCTGGCTGGACAACTGGTCGGCCGAGAAGTACGTCGGGACGATCTTCCGTGACTCGGGTGAGGCCGCGCTGGTCGACGTCGCCGTGCTGCGGGTGCTGCGGATCATGCACCAGGTGGGGCCGGACGCGCCGATCGCGGTGTATCTGGAGCATCACGGCTGGCCGGAGGCGGTACGGGCGGCACGCGAGGCGCATGTACGGCTGGCCGTCAACGACGGCGAGGACCCGGACGCGCTGCCGCGCTCGCTGGACGTACTGCGGATCATGACGCGTTCCGCCTGA
- a CDS encoding EF-hand domain-containing protein: MDSAEYEGKIASRFAAFDQDGNGYIDREDFSGAAAALLAEFGVTARSDKGQALYSGAEAFWQGMAGIADVDGDQRVTRQEFITGAAKRLRDSPQRFAEIARPFLHAVIAIADEDGAGVTPAAAERVLLVLGTDATLASGAAQGLDADGDGRIGEEEILKAFAAYYVTPEP; encoded by the coding sequence ATGGACAGCGCAGAGTACGAGGGCAAGATCGCCTCACGTTTCGCCGCCTTCGACCAGGACGGCAACGGCTACATCGACCGCGAGGACTTCAGCGGGGCGGCAGCGGCACTGCTCGCCGAATTCGGTGTCACCGCACGATCCGACAAGGGCCAGGCCCTCTACAGCGGGGCCGAGGCATTCTGGCAGGGCATGGCGGGCATCGCCGACGTCGACGGCGACCAGCGGGTCACCCGCCAGGAATTCATCACCGGCGCGGCGAAGCGGCTGCGTGACAGCCCCCAGCGGTTCGCCGAGATCGCCCGGCCCTTCCTGCACGCCGTGATCGCCATCGCGGACGAGGACGGCGCCGGGGTGACCCCCGCGGCGGCCGAGCGGGTGCTGCTCGTGCTGGGCACGGACGCCACGCTGGCGTCGGGCGCCGCCCAGGGGCTGGACGCCGACGGCGACGGCCGGATCGGCGAGGAGGAGATCCTGAAGGCGTTCGCCGCCTACTACGTGACGCCCGAGCCGTAA
- the purU gene encoding formyltetrahydrofolate deformylase, with the protein MSAPQQPAAPADRPALSDQYVLTLSCPDKKGIVHAVSSFLFMTGCNIEDSQQFGDRDTGLFFMRVHFSAEEPATAEKLRASFAAVGDSFRMDWQLHQAGERMRVVLMVSRFGHCLNDLLFRSRTGALPVDIAAVVSNHTDFAELVASYDIPFHHIPVTRDTRVAAEAELLELVRAQDVELVVLARYMQVISDDLCKQLNGRIINIHHSFLPSFKGAKPYHQAHARGVKLIGATAHYVTAELDEGPIIEQEVERVGHEVSPAQLVAIGRDVECQALARAVRWHAEHRILLNGHRTVVFG; encoded by the coding sequence ATGAGCGCCCCGCAGCAGCCCGCCGCCCCGGCCGACCGGCCCGCCCTGTCCGACCAGTACGTCCTGACGCTGTCCTGTCCGGACAAAAAGGGCATCGTGCACGCCGTGTCCAGTTTCCTCTTCATGACCGGGTGCAACATCGAGGACAGCCAGCAGTTCGGCGACCGCGACACCGGCCTCTTCTTCATGCGGGTCCACTTCTCGGCCGAGGAGCCCGCGACCGCGGAGAAACTGCGCGCGAGTTTCGCCGCCGTCGGGGACTCCTTCCGGATGGACTGGCAGCTCCACCAGGCCGGGGAGCGGATGCGGGTCGTCCTGATGGTCAGCCGGTTCGGCCACTGCCTGAACGACCTGCTCTTCCGGTCCCGTACCGGCGCGCTCCCGGTGGACATCGCCGCCGTCGTCTCCAACCACACCGACTTCGCCGAGCTGGTCGCCTCGTACGACATCCCCTTCCACCACATCCCCGTCACCCGGGACACCAGGGTGGCGGCGGAGGCGGAACTGCTGGAGCTGGTACGCGCCCAGGACGTCGAACTCGTCGTGCTCGCCCGCTACATGCAGGTCATCTCCGACGATCTGTGCAAGCAGCTGAACGGGCGGATCATCAACATCCACCATTCCTTCCTGCCGAGCTTCAAGGGCGCGAAGCCCTACCACCAGGCGCACGCCCGGGGCGTGAAACTGATCGGCGCGACCGCCCACTACGTGACGGCCGAACTGGACGAGGGCCCGATCATCGAGCAGGAGGTCGAGCGGGTCGGCCACGAGGTCAGCCCGGCGCAACTGGTCGCGATCGGGCGGGACGTGGAGTGCCAGGCGCTGGCGCGCGCGGTGCGGTGGCACGCCGAGCACCGGATCCTGCTGAACGGTCACCGCACGGTGGTCTTCGGCTGA
- a CDS encoding STAS domain-containing protein: MTLKVEKEEHGLWTVLRIAGELDLVTSPEVRQHVHDAVAEGRRELVLDLSDVFFCDSSGVGVLIASRKLMRSCQGRLHLILPAHGAEEGSHVNRVLAALGVRRLFEVYSDVSDAVDDEAQPLSA; encoded by the coding sequence GTGACGCTCAAGGTGGAGAAGGAGGAGCACGGTCTGTGGACCGTGCTGCGCATCGCCGGAGAACTGGACCTCGTGACCTCGCCCGAGGTCCGTCAGCATGTCCACGACGCGGTCGCCGAGGGGCGCCGCGAGCTGGTGCTGGACCTGTCCGACGTGTTCTTCTGCGACTCCAGCGGGGTCGGCGTGCTGATCGCCTCCCGCAAGTTGATGCGCTCCTGCCAGGGACGCCTGCATCTCATCCTGCCCGCGCACGGCGCGGAGGAGGGCTCGCACGTCAACCGCGTCCTCGCGGCCCTCGGCGTACGCCGCCTCTTCGAGGTCTACTCCGACGTGTCCGACGCCGTGGACGACGAGGCCCAGCCCCTCTCCGCGTAG
- a CDS encoding maleylpyruvate isomerase N-terminal domain-containing protein, which translates to MTPGGYRPPYGTPPPPRHPVEPAEPAPPPPHSVLKSLLGAWALAACSPEETTHVEEHLTECAPCADEALRLRDAVGLLQTSRNLDLPPPLRARVLEGCLERRAARIPVPVWATPYDAETARLDALLRDIGDAEWHAPLQLKWFEREEPTARRATVAGVIGHLMSVDGLVAAALGLDDPLGARAPQSPTDRTEAFWRTAHPPPTRTIHEPWREQTHALIRTVSFAGRGAAELSVSYGEFALPLRDALIDRAFECWIHGADIAEAVDYPYPTPSGPHLNGMIGLAAQLIPSALAGRRRAGLAGPARHLVVPGSPGRSLHLEIEGPGGGNWFIPLDSPAAVGSPDCAVAQVALEDVEFCLLVAGHISPEDAAAGQGGDREAVREVLFTAASLSRL; encoded by the coding sequence ATGACGCCCGGCGGGTATCGGCCGCCGTACGGCACTCCGCCGCCGCCCCGGCACCCGGTGGAGCCCGCCGAGCCCGCTCCACCGCCCCCGCACTCCGTCCTGAAGTCCCTTCTCGGCGCCTGGGCGCTGGCCGCGTGCTCCCCCGAGGAGACGACGCACGTCGAGGAGCACCTCACCGAGTGCGCCCCCTGCGCGGACGAGGCTCTCCGGCTGCGGGACGCCGTCGGCCTGTTGCAGACCTCCCGCAATCTCGACCTCCCGCCGCCGCTGCGTGCCCGGGTGCTGGAGGGCTGTCTCGAACGCCGGGCCGCCCGTATCCCGGTCCCGGTGTGGGCCACCCCGTACGACGCCGAGACCGCCCGGCTCGACGCGCTGCTGCGCGACATCGGTGACGCCGAATGGCACGCGCCGCTCCAGCTCAAGTGGTTCGAGCGCGAGGAGCCCACCGCGCGCCGGGCGACGGTCGCCGGGGTCATCGGGCATCTGATGTCCGTCGACGGGCTGGTGGCCGCAGCGCTGGGACTTGACGATCCGCTCGGCGCGCGGGCGCCGCAGTCGCCGACCGACCGGACCGAGGCGTTCTGGCGTACCGCGCATCCGCCGCCCACCCGCACGATCCACGAGCCGTGGCGCGAGCAGACGCACGCACTGATCAGGACGGTGTCCTTCGCGGGGCGCGGGGCCGCCGAACTCTCCGTCTCGTACGGCGAGTTCGCACTGCCGTTGCGCGACGCGCTGATCGACCGGGCCTTCGAGTGCTGGATCCACGGCGCGGACATCGCGGAGGCGGTGGACTACCCGTACCCCACGCCGAGCGGCCCGCATCTGAACGGGATGATCGGCCTCGCCGCGCAGCTCATCCCGTCCGCCCTCGCGGGCCGCCGCCGGGCGGGGCTGGCCGGGCCCGCCCGGCATCTCGTGGTGCCCGGTTCGCCGGGGCGTTCGCTGCATCTGGAGATCGAGGGGCCGGGCGGCGGCAACTGGTTCATCCCGCTGGACTCACCGGCCGCGGTCGGTTCGCCGGACTGCGCGGTGGCCCAAGTGGCTCTGGAGGATGTCGAGTTCTGTCTGCTGGTGGCGGGGCACATCTCGCCGGAGGATGCCGCCGCCGGTCAGGGCGGCGACCGTGAGGCGGTCCGGGAGGTCCTGTTCACGGCGGCGTCGCTGAGCCGGCTCTGA